The Procambarus clarkii isolate CNS0578487 chromosome 18, FALCON_Pclarkii_2.0, whole genome shotgun sequence genome segment tagGAAATGCAGGAGAGCAATAATGAGTGCATAAAGTGAAGAATTGGGGAAAAATATATTATTGCTTCAAAGTAAAACATATTTAATAGGAAAATTAATGAAGCGGCATAGCACATTAAGCTGAAGCTCTAGCTCTATTAAACAATTAATAGCTGAAGCTGAAGCTGAAAAAATTAAGCTGAAGCTCTGAAGCTCTATTAAACAACTTTATAAGGATGTTGAAGTCTGTACTCACCTTATTATCCTTACAAGGGGTTGAGctaaggctctttggtcccagcaAGGCGTAACAACAGAATTGGTGACCTGGAGGATGATAACAAAGCAATACACAAAGTACTAAGTTAACAATTTCATAAAATGTTCAAAAGTATTATTCTCTTGAACATTTTCTGGGGTATTACCCCCCTCATCCCAGCAGTATGGAAGGAGACCACATGGAACGACAGAATGAACCCAACGTCAGTCGTAGAAGGTTTAAGATAATAAACACCTAAACGAATTAGACATGAGTGCAGCTGCTGGCTCAGGCAAACTGAAAGGAACCTAGGAACTGAACCCAGGAGATGAAAGAAGTTGCAGCGGCTCTAATCAAGCCCCTTAAAGTGAACCTGCATCATTATCTACACAGACAAGAGCTGTTAGACAGTCATTATAAACACGTACATTCAAAACGACTATTGACAAGAGACAGTGAATCACAGATCTGAATCATTGACTTACGTACGCAAGGCATAATACAGGtaggtaattatcaagagaaagcgctaaGTTATTACACATATGAAACAAAAAGTATACTAAAGAGAAACCAAAAATGATGAAAATGATAAGTGTAACTAAAGTTCAGTGTGCACAGTATACTCTCAGTACACCAAGTACACTCTCAGTACACCAAGTACACTCTCAGTACACCAAGTACACTCTCAGTACACCAAGTACACTCTCAGTACACCAAGTACACTCTCAGTACACCAAGTACACTCTCAGTACACCAAGTACACTCTCAGTACACCAAGTACACTCTCAGTACACCAAGTACACTCTCAGTACACCAAGTACACTCTCAGTACACCAAGTACACCAAGTACACTCTCAGTACACCAAGTACACCAAGTACACTCTCAGTACACCAAGTACACTCTCAGTACACCAAGTACACTCTCAGTACACCAAGTACACTCTCAGTACACCAAGTACACTCTCAGTACACCAAGTACACTCTCAGTACACCAAGTACACCAAGTACACTCTCAGTACACCAAGTACACCAAGTACACTCTCAGTACACCAAGTACACTCTCAGTACACCAAGTACACTCTCCGTACACCAAGTACACTCTCAGTACACCAAGTACACTCTCAGTACACCAAGTACACTCTCCGTACACCAAGTACACTCTCAGTACACCAAGTACACTCTCAGTACACCAAGTACACTCTCAGTACACCATGTACACTCTCAGTACACCAAGTACACTCTCAGTACACCAAGTACACTCTCAGTACACCAAGTACACCAAGTACACTCTCAGTACACCAAGTACACCAAGTACACTCTCAGTACACCAAGTACACTCTCAGTACACCAAGTACACTCTCAGTACACCAAGTACACTCTCCGTACACCAAGTACACTCTCCGTACACCAAGTACACTCTCAGTACACCAAGTACACTCTCAGTACACCAAGTACACCAAGTACACTCTCAGTACACCAAGTACACTCTCAGTACACCAAGTACACTCTCCGTACACCAAGTACACTCTCAGTACACCAAGTACACTCTCAGTACACCAAGTACACTCGCAGTACACCAAGTACACTCTCAGTACACCAAGTACGcttgaaaaatgaaaaaaaatataataaatttgggatttttttttcaacaacagtaagttaagggtcctctggttggttaggtgggcaggaaattctcataaaattCAAAACGTAAtggaaaacgttaattgaaatattcctcaccttacctttccgagtaggccggacgactcaaacagaaaacgggacagtacgtcacttttgtgagtcgatttcatttcaaattacgtccacttttggccatggcgcataccagcgaaaagcgacattatttttaagaggacgggttgcaaccgTTTCATCGGGCACAAATGGGCCACAGAGGGGCCACAGAGAGGCCACAGATGAGCCATAGAGGGGCCACAGAGAGGCCATAGAGGGGCCACAGATGGGCCACAGAGAGGCCATAGAGGGGCCACAGAGAGGTCACAGAGGGGCCACAGATGGGCCACAGAGGGGCCACAGAGGGGCCACAGATGGGCCACAGAGGGGGCCATAGAGGGGCCACAAAGAGGCCACGGATGGGCCACAGACGACTACTGGTCACCAGAAGGTTAAGTGTATTTTTCTCAAAAGCGTTAATCGAAAAGACGTCTTTAAAAGCATTTTTCATATGTTGTTTATTATAAAATCAATTTTGTCTGCACTAAAATACTTTGCGTTTATATATCTTAGAGGCAGAACAGTGTTACATGTCTCGCTCATTGTCTCTCTTTCCTCGGTGAACTGAAGAAAATTGCGCAAACTCTCCAATTTGGGACCATTTTCTTATTTTGGGAGAGAGATAATGGCTGGACTAAGTGTATAATGTCTGTAATTTAATTTGTGTTTTACATTAACAAGCTTCGCTTTGGTGAGGGGAAAACCTGgaaaaactaaaaaatataaATACTTTATTGTATAAGTATTAACGTGTATTTGAGCAGGGAGACAGTCTTCACATTATACTAGTCATTGACAAGGTATTAAGGACTACAAGATGTGCTAGGTGTTATCATGATAAGGCTAGCTATCATAGCTATAGGGGCTATCATGAATGTAGAGACTATCTTTCTGAAGAAGTAGAATAAGAAAACTGGGAACAAACTGGACTTTCAAAAACATGGAGAGCAAACCTTGTAGACTCCTCATACAGAGAAACCCGTGAGGAAGAAAAGTGATGTACCGGCCTAGCACAACCTGATTCATTTTCCCTAATTCAAGCAGTTATAGAAAATGTTAACTATACAGTCTCTCTGAAGTACGGTGGGATTGGGAGGGCACATGACCACCTAGTTGAAAGGGAGATATAATGAAGTTACAGAGAAGTTGGGTGCTGTTAAGGTCATTTGGAAGGAACGAGAGCTTACCTAGCATATAAATAATAGAATAATAAACTCGTCCTGCGGTCACATAATATCATGATGATTGACCTCAATCAAAATTGCTGGAAAGCGATCGGCTAATTTACCTACTTCAAAAGACATAACTGGAAGGTAAAAGGATAGAACATGGCTGAACCACAAAGTAAATATAACGACAATGGGTGTACAGTAAAGGGGCCGTTAAGCACACGAGAGCAGGGAAGGAAGACGGGAAGCCGGAAATATGCACCTTCAAGTGTGAAAGGAAGCAGAAAATCTAATTAATAATGACACAAAACCAGAGCAAAGACCAATTTCAAACTGGAGTAGCAGCATCCTGATGAAGATATGAGTTATGTCCAGGAGTCAAAGATCCAGATAATGAAGGACTACTAACAGAGAATGACAGCAATGTATATGAGGATCTCAGCAGAAGATTCAGAGAGGCCAGCATCGTCGAGTAAGAAACTGTACCATAACTAGAAGaaaaaaatattgctactgagacTCTTATAGTCTCAGCTGGAATTTATATAATTCGTAAAGAAGTAACATGCAGTAAAGAAGACTATCAGATATCTCATAGACAGCCAACATTATAACGAAATCATGAACGTTGAAAGAAAGTAAATCCTAAACTCAGAACTAAGAAAGTCCTGTACTAAAAATCAGCTTGCACTAAGAAGGCCTTGAGCTACAGACCAGCATATCTTTCTTGAATATTAATTAACTTAAATTCAATTACAGCTCCCTGCTCCACTTCTTGGTCTAATCTCagcaccctcctactcctcctcgttCAATAACAGCTTACTCTTCTCAAATTCGTTCAgtcattactctctctctctctttttctctcttctcttaTTCAATAAAAACTCCCCTCCCTACATCCtgctcctctttctctcttttgtCACACCACACAGCTTTCTGCTGATTTAAtcacagctctctctctctctctctctctctctctctctctctctcttccaccgtCTCATTTTATCATGACCTGTTATAGCCCATCCCCGCGACTCTTCTCAATTATATCTTTCGCCTTCTTTTTTCTCTTCTTCCACCTCcttcttcacctcctcctcctcctcctcctcctcgttcaATCTCATACCCTTATTCTCTTTCAATTTTGGACCCAGAATGCATGTAACGTGATAACAGAATTTATGAAGATATTATTTGCCAATAATTTTATAATATGGATGGCTATGTTGTTTTTGTGGTtgcttatattattattatatttatattattattattattcttatttatattattattatccttatttataattattattatcagtagtataattaataataataataataaattattataaaaataataatatttattataatgataataatgataacaataataatgttatttctTTTTGAATAACTTAATATTTTCAAAGTATTTTCGCTCAAAAATATCTTTATTATTTCTACTTACCAACATCACTGCCTTCTCCTTTTCTTCTCATCCTTATATCATTCTAATCTTTTTCTTTATTATCTTAATCCACCTGCACGTAGTTTACCATCTCATCTGTTTCTACCTCATTTTCCATCTCTTCAACCTGTTCGAAATCACCATCTTCCCTCTTCTTCTCTGGCTCTTCGCTTTCCTCCTCATCTTCCTCATCCCTCCTTCGCTACCGCCTCTCATAAACAACCTCAGACTCTCATTTCACCTCCCCCATCACTTAAGACACGCAACATCCCTTCATCTCTTGTCTCCAAGGACACGCAgcatcttccctcctcctcctcacccatcTCCCAGGATACGCAGCACTCCCTCCCCCGTAACACCTGGGACATGCAAGGGTAACCACTGTCCCTCAGGAGACACGGGATGCCTCGAGTTATGATGTGCTTCAAATGTTTTACATGTAAATTGAAGAATAAGAACAAGAGGGTCATACCCAAATTGGCAAAGTGGAGAGATACCTCAAGGGAAaaggtgtggagagagagagagagagagagagagagagagagagagagagagagagagagagagagagagagagagagagagagatagagagagagagagagagagagagagagagagatagagagagagagagagagagagagagagagagagagagagagagagagagagagatagatagagatagatagagagagagagagagagagagagagagagagagagagagagagagagagagagagagagagagagatagatagagagagagagagagagagagagagagagagagagagagagagagagagagagagagagatagagagagagagagagagagagagagagatagatagagatagatagagagagagagagagagagagagagagagagagagagagagagagagagagagagagagagagagatagagagagagagagagagagagagagagagagagagagagagagagagagagagatagagagagagagagagagagagagagagagagagagagagagagagagatagagagagagagagagagagagagagagagagagagagagagagagagagagagagagatagagagagagagagagagagagagagagagagagagagagagagagagagagatagagagagagagagagagagagatagagagagagagagagagagagatagagagagagagagagagagagagagagagagagagagagagagagagagagagagagagagagagagatagagagagagagagagagagagagagatagatagagagagagagagagagagagagagagagagagagagagagagagagagagagagagagagagagatagagagagatagagagagagagagagagagagatagagagagagagagagagagagagagagagagagagagagagagagagagagagagagagagagagagagagagagagagagagagagagagagagagagagagagagagagagagagagagagagacaggagcagCAAGAACATAAGCTGCTTATGTTGATGTATGTAAGACCCTAATAATATCCCTTATGTTATgatattcatccacttgttcaccTCAATCACGTCCTGTACCACCTCGCTCCAAGAGAATATAAGCCTTTGTAAAAGCTTGATAAAGCAGctttcacagccccgctcctgtgccaagtaagttcaCCACGGGcttaccgtagcccgtgctacttggaactttttgttgccagtagctgaatctataacaacaacaactacagcatGGTAAGAGCAAAAGTAcagatttacgggctcaccatagcccgtgctacatggacatttagttctgagtaactaaatctaaaacaacaatagcATGGTAAATTTGCCTTTGAAAATGTAGGGAGCATAAATTGTCACAATTTCCAtggaaattaaattaaatttaaattgtcATAAATCACATTTCCATGGAAAATCTGAATCCACATTTTTCCAGGGAAGTGTGGATAGCAGGGTATGTTGAAAATTCCAGTatgcagcaggatgctgcttcttGAAACTTTCCTCATAAAAACCACTCATAGCTGAGTTGATAGAGCgtcggcctcacacacgtggggtccactgttcgagacccatacagtccaggtgaatggaatgtaagGAGTACCTTGGGAAACGCCTTCCTAGGCGTCAGACCACAATAAAATATGAAAATgacctttggagagttaatttttcaacttccatcgacattgaagaaaaacataagaaatattgagaagattcgtattAGAATCATTAAACTTAACCTTTCAGTTATATTCAATAACATATATTTACAAGAATGACTGCtgctaaaatatactaatatatatatatatatatatatatatatatatatatatatatatatatatatatatatatatatatatatatatatatatgtcgtacctagtagccagaacgcacttctctgcctactatgcaaggcccgatttgcctaataagccaagttttcatgaattaattgtttttcgactacctaacctacctaacctaacctaacctaactttttcggctacctaacgtaacctaacctatagagataggttaggttaggttaggtagggttggttaggttcggtcatatatctacgttaattttaactccaataaaaaaaaattgacctcatacataatgaaatgggtagctttatcatttcataagaaaaaaattagagaaaatgtattaattcaggaaaacttggcttattaggcaaatcgggccttgcatagtaggctgagaagtgcgttctggctactaggtacgacatatatatatatatatatatatatatatatatatatatatatatatatatatatatatatatatatatatatatatatatctcactgtAGTATTCACTGATCAATAATACACACACAACACGCaagtgaagacagaagagtaaggggagacatgattacgacctacaaaattctcagaggaattgacagggtagataagggtaaacattttaacacgggtggtacgcgaacaaagggacacaggtggagactgagtccccaaatgagccacagggacgttaaaaataacctcttcagtgtcagagtagttatcaagtggaatgcattaggcagtgatgtagtggaagcagactccatacacagttttaaatgtagatatgatagagcccagtaggctcaggaacctgtacaccagttgattgacggttgagaggcgaaaccaaagagccgaagctcaacccccgcaagcacaaataggtgagtacaaataggagaggacacaaatacacacacacaaacacacacacacacacacacacacacacacacacacacacacacacacacacacacacacacacacacacacacaaacacacacacacacacacaaacacacacacacacacacacaaacacacacacaaacacacaaacacactcacaaacacacacagatttaGGTGTGTATATAATTCCAACAGTATCtccagaggcacacataaacaggaCAACATCGGCAACTAACGGGACGCTGGCAAACATTACAACGTCGTTCAGGAGCCTAAATCACAACTTTTTCAAGACAATCTACAAGGTcttgttagaccaatactggagtatgcaggaCCGGTTGAAATCCGCAGGTGGTGAGGCATTAAACCAAAattgaaaaagttcaaaggtttgcaacagGATAAGTGCTAGAGATAGGAGATCTAAGCTACGAGAATAGGTTAAAGAACTACACTTGGTGGATTGAAGAGACTAagaggacatgataaccacatacagGCTATTGAGGGGAGAATTGACAAGATGGATACGAATGGCCTCTTTAAACTGAGAGAAAGTCAGACAAGAGAAGATTTTTGAACCTGGAAACGCAATTTAGGGTACGTAAGCAGGCGAGAGAGAGaagtacaatcgacttgagaatggtccaggacggacagaaacgtcgtcgtcccttcactttctagtgtgtggtttggtcaacaaagtacgtaattatgaggtgaaagcgccaagccagttTGACTATACAGAACTTGGAAGGGACATAAGAACAGGGATAAAATACGGAAGAAGGAGTAagtcgaagaaatgtaaggaaaagcTCGTACACTGTACGAGGTGGTCAACAAGTTCCTCAAAGACAAAGAATTCCAACCTCAGACTTAttaaattataacgcaacagATACAACGTGGCTCGCAGTCATTAATAGCAGAGTACAAACAGGGCACAATCGTGTTCCACCCCAAGACCAAACTCCACCATCTTCTCTGGTAccgcacaccacagtgttcatcccaaccacttggactggatggtAGGGAAGCCggtttcgcttcttgcaggtctgcgttcaatccccgaccttccacGTGATTGGAacgattcctttcctccgtcataTCCTAatccattccaagtgctatattgtcgtaaggAATTAgtgctttcccttgataactCCGTTTCCGTACAGCAATATCCACCTACTTCTACCTTGTCTTATGTTCCATCAAACAAAACCCTATCCACCTCCACCTTCCCTGGTGCTCCACTCAACAGTAACcatccacctcctccttccctggTGCTCCATCCACCTCCACCTTCCCTGGTGCTCCATCCACCAAGACCAGCCACCGAACACCAAAGCTGAATCAATTATAACTTGTTAAATAAAGTTATCTTACATCGTCGTCTTACAAGTCTTTACCTTCAAGAAACATCCAAGAAAAAAAGGGATTATGGAGTGAATATTCAAATCAGAAAGGTAAAAAGTGAAATAAACTTTGAAGAAGAAATTCGACGACTTTAAGCAGAGAGTTATAATGCCAGGAGGCTTCCAGGGCAGAAAGGGTGCATCCAGGGAAGAAATGAGGCTTCCAGGGCAGAAAGGAAGCCTCCTGGGGACaggcaaatatttttttttcattgcaGAAAgccgtttttatttatttatttaagatcTGAGAGTGGGAGATTTTTTAGGGTGAACGAAGGTATTTTTCTTTAATATAAATAGGATTTTTAGGGTTGCCTGTTTTCAGGAAaaaaaacaaatgtatttttcgatTCTGAAGCTTGAATTTACTGCGCAGggattgtgttttttttttttaacagagaggctttgcaaatttttttttttaggacttAACTAAGAGTTTCAGAGCAAAGAGTGAAGTTTTCTGCGGAAAAAATTGAAAATTCTTGAAAAAGAGTATTGGTTTCAGACCTCAAAACAGTGATCTAAAGATACATTACTAGGATTTGAAAGTaaacatttaatatatatataaaaaatcccTTTGGAGAGGATAAGGAAGGATGTGTAGAAAGCTGAAAGTTGTGCTTATACTGAAGAAAATTTGAGTTTTCATAATGAAAAATAGATTTTCTAGGGTTTTGGGTTCTGTTTTCAAGGCAAACACTGTTTATTTTCAAGAATAAGTGTTCAAGTTTAAGATAATGTTCTGAAGACAAAGTCTAAGATTTTCAAGACAGAAAAGGATATTTTTTGGCTTGAAAACTGCCGTTTCCAGGTGAACAAAATAAAGGAATTTCTTGACAAGAAAATCTTATTTTAAAGAAACTGGAATTTTCAGCAGGTAATTTTAAACTTTCTAAAACTGAGATTCTCAAGACAGAGAACAAACCTTTATTGATCAAGAGCGTGACACTATGCACGCCCTTCACTGCACCCATCTCCCGAGACTGTTAGACAGGGTCAGGTGGCTCAGCGATCTACGACCTCGACTCCTAGACGATCGACCAGGATTCAATCTCCAAGCAAGAGAACCGCAACGGTTgtgtactattttttttttaactgacgcctttgttcacctagcagtaaaataggtacacgTAAGCTAGGCAATTGTTGTGGGGATCCAAGATGAGGTGATCAGGTGCCCTAAGTAGGTCCTCGCCACAAACCTACCCTTGATAAAGTGAAATTAAACTTCctcattaatttaatttaaataaattaaGCTTCTTCATTCATCGTTTACGCTGCAAAATACAATACTCTATTAAATATTCACATTACAAAATACAATAAAAGGGACACAAAATTGTTTGGCAACAATTATAGGAAGATTTCTGTATGAATCCATTAAGGGGGGCTTAGTTAATTACTTTATAATGAAGGCAATGATACCTACGTCGAAACCGGTTTTAATTAAACTGGGATCAGAGTTTAGCTCAGGGAAATCACCCCCAGTCAGGTAGGTAATTAAATCAAGGTAGACATGTGCGCCTCCATTTGTGTTCCGCTGTATAATTGgtacatatatatgtgtctatatgtgtatgtgtacgtatgtatgaatataagtttgtatatgtatgtgtgcatTTATTTATTTGAAGTATGTGAATTCATCTAAACATACTAGCCGAGAAGTGCTTGAAGGCTCGAACATATGCTTCAAGCCTCACTTCGGGTATTCTTTGTTAAAtgtagtgtgtattcacctagttgtattcacctaattgttcttgcgaggattgagctctgctctttctgcccgcctctcaacggtcaatcaagtgattttttccacacacacacacagaggaagcaacacgtagcagctgtctaactcccaggtacctatttattactaggtgacaagggcatcagggtgaaagagactgccaatttgtttccgcctccgccggcgaTCGAATCCGGACccttaggattacgagtccaaagCGTTGTTCACTCAGCCACAGGGCGccttgagtgtgtgtatgtgtgtgtgtgtgtgcgcgcgtgtgtgtgtgtgtgtgtgtgtgtgttttatttaaGAAGCTAGCCGGGTCGAGAAAGCTACCTATGATGTCGGAAATATGTACTTATTAAGTTTCAAATGAGCACCAATGCTGTTCACAGCTAGCGTGTAAAGCCATATTATACTTAATTAAGGCCAATAATAACAATCAATTGAATGCTGTCCCTCGCACTCTCCCTTATTGCATTAGGACGCACCGACTGCATGCTAGACAGCAGTGTGGAAAAAAGATTGGAAGTCGACCTTCTGCTGACGTCATGCCACTAACGACCTTCACCCCCAACGACCCTCCCCCTATAACGACCCTCCACCTCTCACTCACACATCATTGACTCGGCTTACCCCGCACCAATCCACCTGCTTATCCTCCTACTttatcactctttctctctccttcctttctaTATTTATCTGTATaaatgcagatatatatatatattatatatattatatatatatatatatatatatatatatatatatatatatatatatatatatatatatatatatatatataatgtcgtacctagtagccagaacgcacttctcagcctactatgcaaggctcaatttgcctaataagccaagttttcatgaattaattgtttttcgactacctaacctacctaacctaacctaacctaactttttcggctacctaacctaacctaacctataaagataggtttggttaagttaggtagccttcctacctaacctaacctataaagataggttaggttaggttaggtagggttggttaggttcggtcatatatctacgttaattttaactccaataaaaaaatattgacctcatacatagagaaaagggtagctttatcatttcataagaaaaaaattatagtaaatatattaattcaggaaaacttggcttattaggcaaatcgggccttgaatagtaggctgagaagtgagttctggctactaggtacgacatatatatatatatatatatatatatatatatatatatatatatatatatatatatatatatatatatatatatatatttatatatataaatatatatatatatataatatatatatatatatatatatatattatatatatatatttatatatataaatataaatatataaatatatatatatatatatatatatatatatatatatatatatatatatatatatatatatatatatatatatatatatatatatatatatatatatatatagttgaatatgaccgaaagggtaagattaataattctaacacgaatcttctcaatatttctttcgtttgtattcactgtcgagggtaactgaaaaattaactctccaaaattcattctttatttttggcctgatgcctgaacgcgtttcgtaatgcttattacattttcaaagacttagtttacacataatATACATCATAATTATacttgttttgggtgaggtgatatggcac includes the following:
- the LOC138366092 gene encoding mucin-4-like produces the protein MMKMISVTKVQCAQYTLSTPSTLSVHQVHSQYTKYTLSTPSTLSVHQVHSQYTKYTLSTPSTLSVHQVHSQYTKYTLSTPSTLSVHQVHQVHSQYTKYTKYTLSTPSTLSVHQVHSQYTKYTLSTPSTLSVHQVHSQYTKYTKYTLSTPSTPSTLSVHQVHSQYTKYTLRTPSTLSVHQVHSQYTKYTLRTPSTLSVHQVHSQYTKYTLSTPCTLSVHQVHSQYTKYTLSTPSTPSTLSVHQVHQVHSQYTKYTLSTPSTLSVHQVHSPYTKYTLRTPSTLSVHQVHSQYTKYTKYTLSTPSTLSVHQVHSPYTKYTLSTPSTLSVHQVHSQYTKYTLSTPSTLEK